The nucleotide sequence TTTTGCAAGAGCCTTCATATCTGAGGAGATATTATTAGCACTTAACAAATGCCTACGATATTTGCATACTAAAATTAGGTGGTAACGAAGCAGATATTTATTTCGATTTCCATGTTTATAATCTTTATTCATGGAACTATATTATACGCTACCGAACTCGCTTAGGCGAGAAATATGTTAGGGCAGAGCGGCTTTCATCCTCGGAGCTAAAACTCCAAGGTTTTCAGCCGTAAGCATTATATAAAGAACGATGCCGACATAAGGTACTGTCTCCTTCTCCATGATCAGGGGTTCTCCCTTTTCAAATTCCCTCTTTTTGACATACTGTAGGCAAAAGCTAAAACTTTTGATACTTTTTGCCGATAAATAAAATGAAAACCATCGCATGGGATTATTATGCCGGTTTCAAAAGGAAAAAACTGCTGCAGGTCAGTATGCGGACTGACTGTAAAAATAACATGAGGAAAGAAAATGCCACTTTTTTTGCACAATAACATGTCCGCAAACCTTGCGGAACGTTATCTGAAGTTTACAACAAAACAGTCAATGGAGGCTTCGGAGAAGCTTTCATCGGGATATAAGATTAATAAGGCGGCAGACGATGCAGCCGGACTTGCCATGTCTGAGAAGCTTCGCAGGCGTATAAGGGGACTAAATAAGACACTTGAAAATATCGAGGACGGAATCGGCTATGTCGATGTTGCGGATGGAGCACTTGCGGAAGTTGATGATATGCTTCATCGCATGAATGAACTTGCCATTAAATCAGCCAACGGAACGCTGACAGATATTGACAGGGGATATATCCAGATGGAGATTGGCGGGCTCCGAGACGAGATAGACAGTATTTTTACGGGAACGACCTTTAACGAAAAGTATATATGGCGCCCACTGGACTGGGAGTATACTACTTCGGAAAGGGTTATCACGCCAACAAGCAGTTACAGGAGTATAGGCGTGACAAACCTAAATTCCGGTGTTATGCCCATCTCCAACAGTACGGCATGTGGATATGGCTATATATACATGACTGCTACTGTGGATGATGGACTTTCATTTAACTGGACAGGAGAAAACGGAAAAAGCTATACCAGCAAGTCCATTAGCTGGGATGAACTTGAAAGCTGCAATTACAGCTTTAATTTATCCGATCTTTTTGACGAGACAGATGATGATACCTATAGTGATCTTGTTGATTCAGACGGAAATCCCGTACTTGACCTTGCCATGTCATTTTCCGTATCAGACCATGCTGACATTGAGCAGATCGCGGAAAATCTCAATGGTGGAAAAATACAGACCAATATGGGTGTTTCTTTGAGTGCGGAATGGGAAAATCCTACTACACCCGCTAACATCAGCGGAATCAAAAGTGTGAGTGTCAGTGCTTCAATGAACTATGATGCAGCCTATGCATTCAACAGGGATTTTGATGCAAAGGATGATGTCTTTCTTGAACCGCAGCTTAATTCCGAAGGCGGTAACCTGAGCACTTATCCTACTGCTTCAGAGCCTGACAACGGATGGACGTTTAAGTTTGAAACGCAAAGTTCAAAGACAAGCTCCGAACCACATGATGAGGGCTCTTCGATAAGCCTTAGTGCAAAATGCAACAGCCTTTACTATTACGTTTCATAT is from Lachnospiraceae bacterium C1.1 and encodes:
- a CDS encoding transposase yields the protein MNKDYKHGNRNKYLLRYHLILVCKYRRHLLSANNISSDMKALAKTISDKHNPEFDSSRAKKVSESHILQGVSRLLSSF
- a CDS encoding flagellin, yielding MPLFLHNNMSANLAERYLKFTTKQSMEASEKLSSGYKINKAADDAAGLAMSEKLRRRIRGLNKTLENIEDGIGYVDVADGALAEVDDMLHRMNELAIKSANGTLTDIDRGYIQMEIGGLRDEIDSIFTGTTFNEKYIWRPLDWEYTTSERVITPTSSYRSIGVTNLNSGVMPISNSTACGYGYIYMTATVDDGLSFNWTGENGKSYTSKSISWDELESCNYSFNLSDLFDETDDDTYSDLVDSDGNPVLDLAMSFSVSDHADIEQIAENLNGGKIQTNMGVSLSAEWENPTTPANISGIKSVSVSASMNYDAAYAFNRDFDAKDDVFLEPQLNSEGGNLSTYPTASEPDNGWTFKFETQSSKTSSEPHDEGSSISLSAKCNSLYYYVSYTPSNYSHPTSENTDNYYGEWWGSSYYSWYQEWRPGITYKYLYNSNISLTGMEKGFTGQTNTHDGGTYDSDAYPGILNQSNGGHNPYDNGSGTFVMGFNITADSAYNYGEEAENASDVRSSTSVGSMTISVTLDAAQSYSDAVNAITSLFNGTTVLDLYSSGASDDSFVIYPPIIGDGQVSFGEMSHSSEEWYTLNVQAGTESSLRENVIPIRYYCLDIDRVGLSDIDVSTEDNARKAIGKVRNAQKMVDGQRTLFGAYHNRLSSARQANENSMINEQEAESKIRDTDMASEMVRLSTANILREASYSMLSQANRNPQKIIELLNG